In the genome of Nocardioides marmoribigeumensis, one region contains:
- a CDS encoding alkaline phosphatase D family protein — protein MSLPDPFRHGVASGDPTPHQVVLWTRVTPTEAAQPGSGAGPQVRVRWQVARDARFTRVVSSGSQTTGPARDHTVKVDAGGLSPATTYFYRFSYDGVHSPVGRTRTAPAHDADNARLRFGVASCANWQAGWFSAYRHLADRDDLEFVLHLGDYVYEYGPGEYGMGIGNVDVRRHDPPHEMVTLADYRRRHAQYKTDPDLRRLHARHPFVLTWDDHERMDNSWRAGGVNHDASEGSFAARSAAAYKAYDEWMPVRLSGTSALGDGTRIHRRLTFGRLAQLSLLDLRTYRDEQVALPVDSPTLDDPGRTITGDAQMSWLKRTLDDQHCLWRLVGNPVMIAPVRAPSLYSGLLDKVNQATNGTVPLPTDGPPYNTDQWDGYTADRKELYQHLRDQGVNNAVFLTGDIHSSWACDLPVDAAAYRLTGGSVGTEFVCTSVTSNNLKDITGTPPRTSSLAVEAAVTTANPHVKFLNFDDHGYAVVDITRRRLQVDYFKISARDDRKATSTRMASWATTVNSNKVHAVSTGVQG, from the coding sequence GTGAGCCTTCCTGACCCCTTCCGTCACGGTGTCGCCTCCGGCGACCCCACCCCGCACCAGGTCGTCCTGTGGACCCGGGTGACCCCCACCGAGGCCGCGCAGCCGGGCTCGGGCGCCGGTCCGCAGGTGCGGGTCCGCTGGCAGGTCGCGCGCGACGCGCGCTTCACCCGCGTCGTCTCCTCCGGCTCCCAGACGACCGGCCCGGCCCGCGACCACACCGTCAAGGTCGACGCGGGCGGCCTCAGCCCGGCGACGACGTACTTCTACCGCTTCTCCTACGACGGCGTGCACAGCCCCGTCGGCCGCACCCGGACCGCCCCCGCCCACGACGCCGACAACGCCCGCCTCCGCTTCGGGGTCGCCTCCTGCGCCAACTGGCAGGCCGGCTGGTTCTCGGCCTACCGCCACCTCGCCGACCGCGACGACCTGGAGTTCGTGCTCCACCTGGGCGACTACGTCTACGAGTACGGCCCCGGGGAGTACGGCATGGGCATCGGCAACGTCGACGTGCGCCGGCACGACCCGCCGCACGAGATGGTGACGCTGGCCGACTACCGGCGCCGCCACGCGCAGTACAAGACCGACCCCGACCTGCGCCGCCTCCACGCGAGGCACCCCTTCGTCCTCACCTGGGACGACCACGAGCGGATGGACAACTCGTGGAGGGCTGGTGGGGTCAACCACGACGCGAGCGAGGGCAGCTTCGCCGCACGGTCGGCCGCGGCGTACAAGGCGTACGACGAGTGGATGCCGGTGCGGCTCTCGGGCACCAGCGCGCTCGGTGACGGCACGCGGATCCACCGGCGCCTGACCTTCGGCCGGCTCGCCCAGCTCTCCCTGCTGGACCTGCGCACCTACCGCGACGAGCAGGTGGCGCTGCCGGTCGACTCCCCCACGCTGGACGACCCAGGACGCACGATCACCGGGGACGCCCAGATGAGCTGGCTCAAGCGCACCCTCGACGACCAGCACTGCCTGTGGCGCCTGGTCGGCAACCCGGTGATGATCGCGCCCGTCCGAGCCCCCTCGCTCTACTCCGGCCTGCTGGACAAGGTCAACCAGGCGACCAACGGCACGGTCCCGCTCCCGACCGACGGGCCGCCGTACAACACCGACCAGTGGGACGGCTACACCGCCGACCGCAAGGAGCTCTACCAGCACCTGCGCGACCAGGGCGTCAACAACGCGGTCTTCCTCACCGGCGACATCCACTCCTCCTGGGCGTGCGACCTGCCCGTGGACGCGGCCGCCTACCGGCTCACCGGTGGCAGCGTCGGCACGGAGTTCGTGTGCACGAGCGTCACCAGCAACAACCTCAAGGACATCACCGGCACGCCGCCGCGCACGAGCAGCCTCGCGGTCGAGGCCGCGGTGACCACGGCCAACCCGCACGTGAAGTTCCTGAACTTCGACGACCACGGCTACGCGGTCGTCGACATCACCCGCCGGCGCCTGCAGGTGGACTACTTCAAGATCAGCGCGCGCGACGACCGGAAGGCGACCTCGACCCGGATGGCCAGCTGGGCGACGACGGTGAACAGCAACAAGGTCCACGCGGTGAGCACGGGGGTGCAGGGCTGA
- a CDS encoding alkaline phosphatase family protein: MCTSETFFPEVDLTRRSLLQVTAASGAALAFSSALEQPAAAATTRKRVYVLVVDGCKPGEITPGATPVLAALRDGGRNYPAARSLPVMETIPNHVMMMTGVRPDRTGVPANSILDRRTGAVRTMERASDLRFPTVIERLNAAGYRTGTVLSKTYLYGVFGDRATHRWEPSPVVPVSGHAPDQFTMDAALAMVQQLDPHLMFVNLGDVDRFGHSDLSQWGGLDLRAARRLALADTDHQVGRFVDLLRSSGRWQDSVVVVLADHSMDWSDPDDYIDLASVFEGDPALAGKVQVADNGGADLCYWTGPATGRDDAVARMRRLALATDGVLSAHSPASLRLGPEAGDLVVFCRAGRRFSAAPGPDANPIPGNHGHPATEPIPFFVGGGSPLVRRRTSSSLVAHTMDVAPTVGEVFGLGAPKGGYDGTSRL; the protein is encoded by the coding sequence ATGTGCACCTCCGAGACCTTTTTCCCCGAGGTGGACCTGACCCGCCGGTCCCTGCTGCAGGTCACCGCCGCCTCCGGCGCGGCCCTGGCGTTCTCCTCCGCGCTCGAGCAGCCCGCCGCAGCCGCGACGACCCGCAAGCGCGTCTACGTGCTGGTCGTCGACGGGTGCAAGCCGGGCGAGATCACGCCCGGGGCCACGCCGGTGCTGGCCGCCCTGCGGGACGGCGGGCGCAACTACCCCGCGGCCCGGTCGCTGCCGGTGATGGAGACCATCCCCAACCACGTGATGATGATGACCGGCGTCCGGCCCGACCGCACGGGCGTGCCGGCCAACTCGATCCTCGACCGCCGGACCGGTGCGGTCCGCACGATGGAGCGGGCCTCCGACCTGCGGTTCCCGACCGTGATCGAGCGGCTCAACGCCGCCGGCTACCGCACCGGCACGGTGCTGTCGAAGACCTACCTGTACGGCGTCTTCGGCGACCGGGCCACGCACCGCTGGGAGCCCTCGCCGGTCGTCCCGGTCAGCGGTCACGCCCCCGACCAGTTCACGATGGACGCGGCGCTGGCGATGGTGCAGCAGCTCGACCCGCACCTGATGTTCGTCAACCTCGGCGACGTCGACCGCTTCGGGCACAGCGACCTGTCCCAGTGGGGCGGCCTCGACCTGCGTGCCGCCCGCCGGCTCGCGCTGGCCGACACCGACCACCAGGTCGGGCGCTTCGTCGACCTGCTGAGGTCCTCCGGTCGCTGGCAGGACTCGGTGGTGGTCGTGCTCGCCGACCACTCGATGGACTGGTCCGACCCCGACGACTACATCGACCTCGCCTCGGTGTTCGAGGGCGACCCGGCGCTCGCGGGCAAGGTGCAGGTGGCCGACAACGGGGGCGCCGACCTGTGCTACTGGACCGGCCCGGCGACCGGTCGCGACGACGCCGTCGCCCGGATGCGCCGGCTCGCGCTGGCCACCGACGGCGTCCTGTCGGCCCACTCCCCCGCGTCGCTACGGCTCGGCCCCGAGGCCGGTGACCTGGTGGTCTTCTGCCGCGCCGGACGGCGCTTTTCCGCCGCCCCCGGCCCGGACGCCAACCCGATCCCCGGCAACCACGGTCACCCCGCCACGGAGCCCATCCCGTTCTTCGTCGGCGGCGGCTCGCCGCTGGTGCGCCGGCGTACCTCCTCGTCGCTGGTGGCCCACACGATGGACGTCGCCCCGACGGTCGGCGAGGTGTTCGGACTGGGCGCCCCGAAGGGCGGCTACGACGGCACGTCCCGGCTCTGA
- a CDS encoding TspO/MBR family protein → MRPSLATGAMTTAAAVVGSLGTKPDSEWYRSLDKPSWQPPPVAFPLVWTPLYASIAWATGRAAAASPPGPDRRRMLAVTGADLVANAGWNWAFFTARSPAGGLGVLGLLNTANVVLLREAARRDRRAGAALAPYAAWCGFATALNLAIWRRNR, encoded by the coding sequence GTGAGGCCCTCCCTCGCCACCGGAGCGATGACCACGGCCGCGGCCGTCGTCGGGTCGCTCGGGACGAAGCCGGACAGCGAGTGGTACCGCTCCCTCGACAAGCCCTCGTGGCAGCCACCGCCGGTCGCGTTCCCGCTCGTGTGGACCCCGCTCTACGCCTCCATCGCCTGGGCGACCGGCCGCGCGGCCGCCGCCTCGCCGCCGGGGCCGGACCGCCGCCGCATGCTCGCGGTCACCGGGGCGGACCTGGTCGCCAACGCCGGCTGGAACTGGGCGTTCTTCACCGCCCGCAGCCCGGCCGGCGGGCTCGGGGTCCTCGGGCTGCTCAACACCGCCAACGTCGTCCTGCTGCGGGAGGCGGCGCGCCGCGACCGGCGCGCCGGGGCCGCGCTCGCGCCGTACGCCGCGTGGTGCGGGTTCGCGACCGCGCTCAACCTCGCGATCTGGCGGCGCAACCGCTGA
- a CDS encoding nitroreductase family deazaflavin-dependent oxidoreductase: MSRLMDPARKPEALDSPLVGRVIKRASKANVWVYRRTNGRVGGTWRIGSGFRKPVPVCLLEHTGRRTGLTRTTPLLFLRDGSRIVLVASQGGRATDPIWHRNLQANPDAVVQVRGERIPVRAHTASPSERAELWPRLLDLYADFATYQAWTDREIPVVVLEPR; the protein is encoded by the coding sequence TTGAGCCGCCTGATGGACCCGGCCAGGAAGCCGGAGGCCCTCGACAGCCCCCTGGTCGGCCGGGTGATCAAGCGCGCCTCCAAGGCCAACGTGTGGGTCTACCGCCGCACCAACGGCCGCGTCGGCGGCACCTGGCGCATCGGCTCCGGGTTCCGCAAGCCGGTGCCGGTGTGCCTGCTCGAGCACACCGGCCGCAGGACCGGGCTGACGCGCACGACGCCGCTGCTCTTCCTGCGCGACGGATCCCGCATCGTGCTGGTCGCCTCGCAGGGCGGCCGGGCGACGGACCCGATCTGGCACCGCAACCTGCAGGCGAACCCCGACGCGGTCGTCCAGGTCCGAGGGGAGCGCATCCCGGTGCGCGCGCACACGGCCTCGCCGTCGGAGCGCGCGGAGCTGTGGCCCCGGCTGCTCGACCTCTACGCCGACTTCGCGACCTACCAGGCGTGGACCGACCGGGAGATCCCGGTCGTCGTGCTGGAGCCGCGGTGA
- a CDS encoding aldehyde dehydrogenase family protein, whose protein sequence is MTATVPDKLEVTSPVTGDVVGIHHVHDADDVRAAVATAREWAQWWSDLGFANRRDVLDKWRGVLARRAAQLAEVVHQETGKPHGDAMLEVALAVDHLAWAAKHADKVLGRRKVSSGLLMANQAATVEYLPLGVIGVIGPWNYPVFTPMGSIAYALAAGNAVVFKPSELTPGVGVWLADALSEVVPDQGLFQVVTGYGETGAALCRAGVDKLAFTGSPATGRTIMAACAETLTPVLIEAGGKDALIVADDADVVAAADAAAWGAFANAGQTCTGVERVYVHEKVYDEFLSELTRRARELHAGGDPSAKIGPMTLPGQVDVARRHIEDAIARGGRAVVGGPEAVQGRYIQPTVLVDVPEDSLAVTAETFAPTVTVAKVRSNDEAVALANHTSYGLGATVFSRKKGMDLAARIRSGMTAINGVISFAGIPELPFGGIGESGFGRIHGPDGLKEFTYAKAIARQRMKPAIALTTFDRTEKAEQTMATLINVLHGGATQLPKLSRKDRRA, encoded by the coding sequence ATGACCGCCACCGTGCCCGACAAGCTCGAGGTGACCAGCCCGGTCACCGGTGACGTGGTCGGGATCCACCACGTCCACGACGCCGACGACGTCCGCGCCGCCGTCGCCACCGCCCGGGAGTGGGCGCAGTGGTGGTCCGACCTGGGCTTCGCCAACCGTCGCGACGTGCTCGACAAGTGGCGCGGCGTGCTCGCCCGCCGGGCCGCCCAGCTCGCCGAGGTCGTCCACCAGGAGACCGGCAAGCCACACGGCGACGCCATGCTCGAGGTCGCGCTGGCCGTCGACCACCTGGCCTGGGCCGCCAAGCACGCCGACAAGGTGCTGGGCCGCCGCAAGGTCTCCAGCGGTCTGCTGATGGCCAACCAGGCCGCGACGGTGGAGTACCTCCCGCTCGGGGTCATCGGCGTGATCGGGCCCTGGAACTACCCGGTCTTCACCCCGATGGGGTCCATCGCCTACGCGCTGGCGGCCGGCAACGCGGTCGTGTTCAAGCCCAGCGAGCTGACCCCCGGGGTCGGGGTGTGGCTCGCCGACGCGCTCTCCGAGGTGGTCCCCGACCAGGGCCTCTTCCAGGTCGTCACGGGCTACGGCGAGACCGGTGCGGCCCTGTGCCGGGCCGGTGTCGACAAGCTGGCGTTCACCGGCTCCCCGGCCACGGGGCGCACGATCATGGCCGCCTGCGCCGAGACCCTGACCCCGGTGCTCATCGAGGCCGGGGGCAAGGACGCGCTGATCGTGGCCGACGACGCCGACGTCGTGGCGGCGGCCGACGCCGCTGCGTGGGGTGCCTTCGCCAACGCCGGCCAGACCTGCACCGGCGTGGAGCGGGTCTACGTCCACGAGAAGGTCTACGACGAGTTCCTCTCCGAGCTGACCCGTCGCGCCCGCGAGCTGCACGCCGGTGGTGACCCGTCGGCCAAGATCGGGCCGATGACCCTCCCTGGCCAGGTCGACGTCGCGCGCCGCCACATCGAGGACGCGATCGCCCGCGGCGGACGTGCGGTCGTCGGGGGCCCGGAGGCCGTCCAGGGCCGCTACATCCAGCCGACCGTGCTGGTCGACGTGCCCGAGGACTCGTTGGCCGTCACCGCCGAGACCTTCGCCCCGACGGTCACGGTGGCCAAGGTGCGCTCCAACGACGAGGCGGTCGCCCTGGCCAACCACACGTCGTACGGCCTGGGCGCGACGGTGTTCTCCCGCAAGAAGGGGATGGACCTCGCCGCGCGCATCCGGTCCGGCATGACCGCGATCAACGGTGTGATCTCGTTCGCGGGCATCCCCGAGCTGCCGTTCGGGGGCATCGGCGAGTCGGGCTTCGGGCGCATCCACGGGCCCGACGGGCTCAAGGAGTTCACCTACGCCAAGGCGATCGCGCGGCAGCGGATGAAGCCCGCGATCGCGCTGACCACCTTCGACCGCACCGAGAAGGCCGAGCAGACGATGGCGACGCTGATCAACGTGCTGCACGGCGGCGCCACCCAGCTGCCCAAGCTGAGCCGCAAGGACCGGCGCGCTTGA
- a CDS encoding GMC family oxidoreductase yields the protein MAKETYDYVVVGAGSSGAVVAARLSEDPRTTVLLLEAGPPPDADEINVPVAFAGLFKTKWDWNYQTGEQKQLNRRRAYWPRMKALGGCSSMNAMIYIRGNRADYDGWRDAHGATGWGYDDVLPYFKRAEGNSRLGGPYHGQDGPLSVEDRRYTHPLTHAWLDSAVQAGFARTDDFNGAEQEGAGLYQVTCRKGRRWSTYKAYLEPAADRSNLVVRTDALVEKVVVEGGRAVGVRYRRGAEVVTAYAEGEVILSGGAVNSPQLLMLSGIGPAQHLGEHGIDVVQHLPGVGENLHDHPATPVVWHTKDASDLIQFNTLANFLRAKATGTGPLVSNVGEGGAFFRSRDGLEAPDLQIHVAPSGFWDNALHEATTRKVTVAPTLVNVFSRGRLRLRSADPTWHPDIDPAYFDDQADLDAMVAGIRRCLETVQSGPLAKHIAAPFLPGRADPTDEDLVAHIREQTQTLYHPVGTCAMGTGENAVVDPELRVHGIEGLRVVDASVMPVVPRGNTNAPSVMVGEKAADLIRGGAPAPATPREGALA from the coding sequence ATGGCGAAAGAGACTTACGACTACGTCGTCGTCGGGGCCGGCAGCTCGGGGGCAGTGGTCGCCGCCCGCCTGAGCGAGGACCCCCGCACCACCGTCCTGCTGCTCGAGGCCGGCCCACCACCCGACGCGGACGAGATCAACGTCCCCGTCGCGTTCGCCGGGCTGTTCAAGACCAAGTGGGACTGGAACTACCAGACCGGTGAGCAGAAGCAGCTCAACCGGCGCCGGGCCTACTGGCCGCGGATGAAGGCCCTCGGCGGCTGCTCGTCGATGAACGCGATGATCTACATCCGCGGCAACCGCGCCGACTACGACGGCTGGCGCGACGCGCACGGGGCCACCGGCTGGGGCTACGACGACGTGCTGCCCTACTTCAAGCGCGCCGAGGGCAACAGCCGGCTCGGCGGGCCCTACCACGGCCAGGACGGCCCGCTCAGCGTCGAGGACCGCCGCTACACCCACCCGCTCACCCACGCGTGGCTCGACTCCGCCGTCCAGGCCGGGTTCGCCCGCACCGACGACTTCAACGGGGCCGAGCAGGAGGGGGCCGGGCTCTACCAGGTGACGTGCAGGAAGGGCCGCCGCTGGTCGACGTACAAGGCCTACCTCGAGCCCGCCGCCGACCGGTCCAACCTCGTCGTGCGCACCGACGCGCTGGTCGAGAAGGTCGTGGTCGAGGGCGGCCGCGCCGTCGGGGTCCGCTACCGCCGCGGTGCGGAGGTCGTCACGGCGTACGCCGAGGGGGAGGTGATCCTCTCCGGCGGTGCGGTCAACAGCCCGCAGCTGCTCATGCTCTCCGGGATCGGCCCCGCCCAGCACCTGGGCGAGCACGGCATCGACGTGGTGCAGCACCTGCCCGGGGTGGGGGAGAACCTCCACGACCACCCGGCCACCCCGGTGGTGTGGCACACCAAGGACGCCAGCGACCTCATCCAGTTCAACACCCTCGCGAACTTCCTGCGGGCCAAGGCCACCGGCACCGGCCCGCTGGTGAGCAACGTGGGCGAGGGCGGCGCGTTCTTCCGCAGCCGCGACGGGCTCGAGGCGCCCGACCTGCAGATCCACGTGGCGCCGTCGGGCTTCTGGGACAACGCGCTGCACGAGGCGACCACCCGCAAGGTCACCGTCGCCCCGACGCTGGTCAACGTCTTCAGCCGCGGCCGGCTGCGGCTGCGCTCGGCCGACCCGACGTGGCACCCCGACATCGACCCGGCGTACTTCGACGACCAGGCCGACCTCGACGCGATGGTCGCCGGCATCCGCCGCTGCCTCGAGACGGTGCAGTCCGGGCCGCTCGCCAAGCACATCGCAGCGCCGTTCCTGCCCGGACGGGCCGACCCGACCGACGAGGACCTCGTGGCCCACATCCGGGAGCAGACCCAGACGCTCTACCACCCGGTCGGCACCTGCGCGATGGGCACCGGCGAGAACGCCGTCGTCGACCCCGAGCTGCGGGTGCACGGCATCGAGGGCCTCCGCGTCGTCGACGCCTCCGTCATGCCGGTCGTCCCCCGGGGCAACACCAACGCCCCGTCGGTCATGGTCGGCGAGAAGGCCGCCGACCTCATTCGCGGTGGGGCCCCGGCCCCCGCCACCCCTCGTGAAGGAGCGCTCGCATGA
- a CDS encoding acyltransferase family protein: MTWSYRPALDGARTLAVYLVVLFHAGLSWADGGFIGVDLFFVLSGFLVSTILYGELADRGHLDLVRFYDRRVRRLLPAAVVLVVVVSLVGVLVLSAADRGPMAGDARAALLYYANWHFMAQSNDYFGSTVVDSSLFLHFWSLSIEEQFYFLFPVLLLVLHRVDRRWRHATPVVLGALLVASVALQRWWAPQDANHAYYGTETRFYQLLAGVLLALWLHRRRAAGRQGMPGAVPATLAGAVIVVVLAGSWLDLSPSWRGLASTVGALLLVGGLSGEQVHVAARPFTFPPVVYLGKISYGTYLWHWPIIVLLGQAIDPPAWQFALLVVALSTAVAAASYTMLETPIRSRRLAPSRRLPAVLAGLAASLVTALLVVPPVMAATQPVALKGNGLLESGPDNTTGPPPELDYARLTSYREAPVRECRPRDLDPCRLVTGEDGPHVFVLGDSQAREMEPTLRMLAHEKHFNLTMLSLDACAWPPGVFNLVSPVPVRERCERLRSGFWDTIVEKEPIDLLLLIQQDRSAKLFDGTLTDSLEGKPVDDNGRLLVESTDKALARLDELGIPTVVEQSLWLPPEDANPMACLSGAKDVAQCRVPIARTDSALDSAYLVNAETRKNIHRVDLNPIFCPNAPICDAVLDGIPVWRDSRHIYAKLQEDKREQIWDAITATGVLDDQR, translated from the coding sequence GTGACGTGGAGCTACCGACCCGCCCTCGACGGGGCCCGGACGCTCGCGGTCTACCTCGTCGTCCTCTTCCACGCGGGACTGTCCTGGGCCGACGGCGGGTTCATCGGCGTCGATCTGTTCTTCGTGCTGTCCGGCTTCCTGGTCTCGACCATCCTGTACGGCGAGCTGGCGGACCGCGGGCACCTCGACCTGGTGCGGTTCTACGACCGGCGGGTGCGCCGCCTGCTGCCGGCCGCGGTCGTGCTCGTGGTGGTGGTCTCGCTGGTCGGCGTGCTCGTGCTGTCGGCGGCCGACCGCGGCCCGATGGCAGGAGACGCGCGAGCCGCCCTGCTGTACTACGCCAACTGGCACTTCATGGCCCAGAGCAACGACTACTTCGGCTCCACGGTCGTCGACTCCAGCCTGTTCCTGCACTTCTGGTCGCTGTCGATCGAGGAGCAGTTCTACTTCCTCTTCCCGGTCCTCCTGCTGGTGCTGCACCGCGTGGACCGGCGCTGGCGCCACGCGACCCCGGTCGTGCTCGGCGCGCTCCTGGTCGCCTCGGTCGCGCTGCAGCGCTGGTGGGCACCGCAGGACGCCAACCACGCCTACTACGGCACGGAGACGCGCTTCTACCAGCTGCTGGCCGGGGTGCTGCTCGCCCTGTGGCTGCACCGGCGGCGGGCCGCGGGACGACAGGGGATGCCCGGGGCGGTGCCGGCGACGCTGGCCGGAGCCGTGATCGTGGTCGTGCTCGCCGGTTCGTGGCTCGACCTCAGCCCCTCCTGGCGCGGGCTGGCGTCCACGGTCGGGGCGCTGCTGCTCGTCGGCGGCCTGTCCGGTGAGCAGGTGCACGTCGCGGCGCGGCCCTTCACGTTCCCCCCGGTGGTCTACCTCGGCAAGATCTCCTACGGCACCTACCTCTGGCACTGGCCGATCATCGTCCTGCTCGGGCAGGCGATCGACCCGCCCGCGTGGCAGTTCGCGCTGCTCGTCGTGGCGCTGAGCACCGCGGTCGCCGCGGCGTCGTACACCATGCTCGAGACGCCGATCCGCTCGCGCCGGCTGGCCCCGAGCCGGCGGCTCCCCGCGGTGCTCGCCGGGCTCGCGGCCAGCCTGGTGACCGCGCTGCTCGTCGTGCCCCCCGTCATGGCGGCCACCCAGCCGGTGGCGCTCAAGGGCAACGGCCTGCTCGAGTCTGGCCCGGACAACACGACGGGGCCGCCGCCCGAGCTCGACTACGCCCGGCTGACCAGCTATCGCGAGGCGCCGGTGCGCGAGTGCCGCCCCCGCGACCTCGACCCGTGCCGGCTGGTCACCGGCGAGGACGGGCCCCACGTCTTCGTGCTCGGCGACAGCCAGGCCCGCGAGATGGAGCCGACCCTGCGGATGCTGGCGCACGAGAAGCACTTCAACCTCACGATGCTCAGCCTCGACGCCTGCGCCTGGCCGCCCGGCGTCTTCAACCTCGTCTCCCCGGTCCCGGTCCGCGAGCGCTGCGAGCGGCTGCGATCGGGCTTCTGGGACACGATCGTCGAGAAGGAGCCGATCGACCTGCTCCTGCTGATCCAGCAGGACCGCAGCGCCAAGCTCTTCGACGGCACGCTGACCGACTCGCTCGAGGGCAAGCCGGTCGACGACAACGGCCGGCTCCTGGTGGAGAGCACCGACAAGGCCCTGGCCCGGCTCGACGAGCTCGGGATCCCCACGGTCGTCGAGCAGAGCCTGTGGCTCCCGCCGGAGGACGCCAACCCGATGGCCTGCCTGTCCGGCGCCAAGGACGTCGCCCAGTGCCGCGTGCCGATCGCGCGGACCGACTCCGCGCTCGACTCGGCCTACCTGGTCAACGCCGAGACCCGGAAGAACATCCACCGGGTCGACCTCAACCCGATCTTCTGCCCCAACGCCCCGATCTGCGACGCCGTGCTCGACGGCATCCCGGTCTGGCGCGACAGCCGGCACATCTACGCCAAGCTCCAGGAGGACAAGCGGGAGCAGATCTGGGACGCGATCACCGCGACCGGTGTCCTCGACGACCAGCGGTGA